The Clostridium sporogenes region GAGTGGATTCACTTTTATAGGATTGTATAAAGGACTCCTTATCTATATTCTTAGCCTGGTCTCTTTCAAACCAGATCACATCATCTATTATTTCACTGAATTCATCTATTTTATGTTCAACAATTAGTATAGTTTTTCCAAATTTATCCCTAAGGTCTTTTATAAGGTTGATTATTTCCATAGTAGATTTAGGATCTAAATTTGCAGTAGGTTCGTCCATCAGAATTACTTCAGGATCCAATGCTAATATAGAAGCTAAAGCAACCTTTTGTTTCTCTCCCCCTGAAAGGTGATTTAATTGTCTCTTCTTAAGATGCTTTATTCCTATTCGATCTAAAACTTTATCAATAGTATGATACATTTCACATGGATTAACTTTTATATTTTCAAGTCCAAAGGCTATCTCATCTTCAACTGTAAAAGTACATAATTGACTATCTGGATCTTGAAACATATAAGCAATCTCACCTGAAACAGCTTTTACACCTTTCTTTTCTATATTTTTACCTTTGTAAATAATTTCACCAGTAATGTTCCCCTCTATAATATCCGGTATAACCCCAGTAATACACATAAGTAATGAACTTTTACCACATCCACTTTTACCAGTAAGAAGAGTAACTCTGTTCTTTTTTACTTTAATATTTACATCTTGAAAAACTTTATAATTATTCTGAAAAGATAACCTTAAATTTTTTATTTCAAGCAATCTTAAGATTCACTCCCTCTACTAATTTTAAAGTCATTAAGAACACCTGTTGATTTTAAAGCTTTTCCTAAAGCTATTGAAAGACCGGCTCCAAAGATAATTGAACTAATCACTCTAATAATAAGCATTATTGGTATAAGTTTAGGGTAAAGTTGAAAACCAAAAATAAAGTAATCTCTCATTGTTACAAGAATCATTGCTAATATTGAAGCAATAGACATTTGGAAATAAGAAAACTTTGAATATTTTTTAATTGCTACAGCTATCTCAACACCAGCACCTTGAAGTAAGGATGCCACAATTATATGTATCCCATAAGGACTTCCCATTAATAAATTTACTAATCCTGTGAAAAGTGCTCCAAGAATACCAGCACCTGGTTTTCTAACGATATACATTGATAACAAAGCTGATATTAAATATACTCCATATATAATATCTCCTCCTAAGGGCCCTGCTATAGTAGTAAGAGGTTGGTAAATGCTGTCTAAGCCCATAAAAACAACTCCCATAAGAGCACTTAGCATAGCCATTACTACAATTTCTTTTAATTTTAAAGTTTGTTTCATATTATATCTCCTCCAATTATTAATTTGTATAATGTCCATTATAATATTAGTAAACATTAAATATTTTGTCTAATAAGAAAGATTTATGCTTTAACCTGTAATTATTTAAAAAATTAATAAGTATTGACTTTTAGTGAAATTTATATAAGTACATAAATATATTAGAAAAGATTAGATAGTGAAATTAATTCACTCCCTAATCTTAAAAATATATTTCATAAAAAATTATTTACTATATTTAGTTACATATTCAGAAGTCATAGCTGTAAGTAAACATCCATAATTCATATTAAACTCTACAGTATCTCCTATTTTGTATTGCTTTTTACATTCAGTTAAATTCAGCAAGAGATGATCACTGCTTGCTCCTAATATTTCTATTTCACTATCCTTAGGAATAAGTCCATCTAATTTTATATCCTGCTGTCCTAAGGCGAGTATAGCCCTTTTTATAATACCTTTATCTATAAAACTTGGCTTATTGCCAAAAGCATCTAATCCTATATTCCCTTCTGGCACAGAAGGCTTTTCCTTTAATTCTACAATTTCTCCTACTAAAGTTACACAATCTTCATAAAAATTATCTAGTTTTTGTCCAAAAGCTGTTTCTCTTCCTAATATAGCAGCCTCCCCTATTCTTAATTGGTTTATGCCTTGTGGTATGGAATGTTTTACAACCATATGTAAACTACTAGAATTCCCACCAGAAACTATAGAAACC contains the following coding sequences:
- a CDS encoding ECF transporter S component; translated protein: MKQTLKLKEIVVMAMLSALMGVVFMGLDSIYQPLTTIAGPLGGDIIYGVYLISALLSMYIVRKPGAGILGALFTGLVNLLMGSPYGIHIIVASLLQGAGVEIAVAIKKYSKFSYFQMSIASILAMILVTMRDYFIFGFQLYPKLIPIMLIIRVISSIIFGAGLSIALGKALKSTGVLNDFKISRGSES